AAGTGTTGCAGTTGAAGTAAACATGTGAGTAGTAGCCGAAAACACAGGTGAGAgtgtaaaattatatttctttATACTTTAGTGAATACTATGGCATCGAAATCACAATATTTAGTAGGACGCAGGTGTTTTTGCATTACGCTAAAAACGGTTAGAGTGCAGGTTATCCACATTTGCTAACACAGCGAGAAAcgcagtttttgtcattttatttaatagtaGCTGAACAACGGGACGTTTCTGTTGGATGAGTAATGTTGCCACTCAGAATAAAGCTTATTTTAACTCCCTGATATCAGCCCAGTGTTTGTTCGCGCCTCTAAACACTAGAAACATTCTGAAAAGTCATCTAGCCGAACTTCATGAAAATATCGTcgattttaaagttttctttatTACGAAGCAATGTACATTCATGGAAgaattttttgtgacattttgctgAATCTTTATGACTACATACTTAATTCGGCGCACGCAATGTAGAGCAAACACCGTTGGTTTGAGTTTAAATTGGACATTTGGTTCAATAGTTTATGTGATAACGTTAGTTCACACCAGACCCATCACCATGGTGATCAGACATGACAGTCGTGACATTTTAATGTTACTATCATCGTAGAATTAAACATGTTATATACCGATGACATTACAGGACACTGCACACATGCTTGAAAATTTGAGGTTCTCCTTGATTCACTAATTTTGGGATATTCAGGTAAAATCTTAAATAATCGCTAGTTTTTGTATGGAATTTGGTTTACACGATGTCTAATTAAGTTTGACTGAACCACATATATTATGTGGTTGCTTTCTGGGTTGTTGTAAATAAATCGAAGACTGGATCACTGACTTGACTGGGGAGGTTGAGTAACTTCTCAGGGGCTTCACACTGTCAGGGACCCCAGAAACTCCTGGTTTGTTACATATATAGTCTGATTCTACTTAATTTAATTAATGTAtgtagtgtgtttttgtttatttgtgtccagttaatttactttttatttgtgaaggaCATTTGTCTAATGCTCTTATTCAGGATCAACACACAGTTTGATTATTTCTACTCCTATGATTTGGCTCCACCTAGTGATCGCTGCAGGTTTCTGTAACTGCAAAGTTCGAaaaatatggggaaaaaaactccTTAAATCACACGTTCATAATCTGCAGGTTGTTTTCTCAATTCTGAAGTTTGTGTATACAGGGTcagaaaaaggtaaaaaaaaaaaaaaaaaagcgcctgcttttatttttggcacatcTCAGTGTGGTGTCAAAAGTCTTGTTTTACTTGGAAAAAAACGTCCAAACCCAGAATAAATTCGGTTCACTATGTGATGAAGAAAAGCTTTAAATCTTCACATGTGAGGAAAATAGAAAgataatttttaaatgacatatcCAGCTCTCAGAATATCTGCTATCTTTCTGTCAATcagctgactgactgacttAATGAAaagtatttacagtttaaatcTCAGAAACTGTCGCCGTAACTGcagtaaaagcagcaaatctgtCAATGAAGTGATTTATTACGAGGACGACGAGTTTCACTGCACATCAGTAACATCTGTCCGTCTTCTGTCTGCAGATGGAGAACTACAGTAAAGCTCGGACCGTGGAGCggccgtccgtctgtccgttcTCCGGCCTCCCCGCAGACACGCCGCAGATCCGCGTCAAAGACGGCAGCAAGATCCGCAACCTGCTGCGCTTCGCTCTGAGCCGCATGGAGGCCAAACCGAGAGcagccgaggaggaggaggaggaggaggaaggtggtgAGGAGGAGCGGCAGGAGGCGGCAGGTCGGCCGCTCTGCAAGCACCTCGTCTTCACCGCCAGCGGGAAGAGCGTCTCCAAGGCCATCACCTGCGCAGAGATCGTGAAGCGGCGCCTGAAGGGGCTCCACCAGCTCACCAGGCTGCTGTACGGCACCGTGGACGAGACGTGGGAGCCGCTGGAGCCCGACGCCGGCCTCGACAGCCTCACCGTCAGCAGGAACCTGCCCAGCATCTGGATCCTGCTCTCCAGAGAGCCGCTGGACGGCAGCCAGCCGGGATACCAGGCACCGGGCCGCTACGACGCCCTGTGGGCTCAGAGCTCCAGCAGGGAGGAGGGCGGAGGGTTCACCGGACAGAGACCGGGGCACCGGAGGAAGAGAGGCGGAGGCAGAGGGAAGGGACCCGGACGTCAGAGTGGACGGTCCAGAGAGCCGGTGAAAGGACAGAACTGATTTATTGTAAAGTGCATCAACATAGAGAGACTCCGCCACACTGAGAGGATTTATAAAggatttctacatttaaaactgATTATAAATCCATCACAGGAAATGTTCTTATTGTTAAACTTTGTTTTACTGAACTCTATTAAAGTTAGCAGACACGTGCAACCTATCATCATGTTCTTTGACTGCAGTACGAAGAGGTTTTGTACTGAAATCTGACttctgaaaatgtgcttttcaaTTGAGTATATTAAAAATTTTTTGGTTAGTTTCACCCAGAAATTGTGTTCCTGGTTCCCTCTGTGCAGATGTAGACTTACTAATTTTCCTTtttgaatacagtaaaacagcatAATGTTACAGGCAAACATTGTACAAGAACAACTTCTTAATAAAAACAAGTCTTAGACATAAAGTTGCTTCATTTGAGGTCCTTTAGCTGAACTGTTTATCCTAAAGCACAAAGTGTTTTGTGCGTGCAGCCGGTCAGTTTCAGAAACTTCGAGGGAACAAAGAAGGTGTCGGACTTCATGAAGACCGGAGGCCCAAACTACAAGGTGTTTGTTGATACCTGCCACCAGGCGTCTAACCGAATGATGAAACCGTGAACATTTCTTTGCTCTTGAACTTCTGTCTGGTGCCAATGATAATAAAAGGTGAATCCTCGCAGAGCGTCATGTGCTGTTTATTCCACTGGAGGGCAGCAGACACATAATCTAAACTCTCCGTCAGCTCTATGCAAACTTTTCACTACAATCaatcacaaaataacaacaactgtggtgttttttttcctcatcattTACAAAACACACCAGAAGGGAAACTCTGTGTCCAGTATGAACAAAAAAACTATGAGCAAGAAAAGggcattaatttcattttatttttcactttttagagacacaacacaaccacaaagacacagaacaaaagcaaaaaaacacaaaacgacctcAAAGTTTACACATtatttagctgtaaattttaTAGCATCAATTTAGTATCTCAGGAGGAGAAGGTCTGCCTACAGAGATGGAGTTCAAAGACTGATGATGTTGTGGAATTCAGAGAACAATCTGGTCCTGAAGTCCGTAAAAGAACTCCTCATAGACTTTTGAAGAAACCGAGCAGACCCTGATCTATTGACAATCAATGGGGACTGTGTGGAAAGAGTCGCTGTCTCCAGGTTCCTGGGTTCACACATTGATGAAGGTCTCTCCTGGACCAGTGTGTTGGTGTACTGCTACTGGATCACTGTGTGGTTCAGCAGCTGCTCAGCAGTGGACAGGAGAACCTTCCAGAGGATCATCAACTGTTCAGTGCTTTCTATGGAGGACTTATTCAGCTCTCACAGCTTCAGTAGAGCAGCAAACATTCTTAAAGGATCAATCTCATCCTGGACAGCAGCTGTTTGACCCACAATCCATAGATAAAGACTGAAATACAACTTCTACCCCAAAGCCTCAAGAGAACCGAACCCTGCCAAACACTCACAGTAACTGTCTGGACCTGGTTCCTTCCGGCAACACATTACCACCTATTTAtgcactttgtgtttatttagaaTGTACCGAGAGGCTGATTCATTTAGTAAAATTTGCGATGACAAAAACGGAACTCTATTCTAGTCAAATCATAATATTCCAAAATTCAAACCACATTCTTGAATTTGTATCACAACATTCcaagacattttgtgtctctttgctgttattttgatcgtctctgtggttgttttgcacccTTGTGagatttgtgtgtctctttttggtcattttgcatctgtaaTTATGATAAACAgttaattttgaataattttaggtGTGGTATGTAGACAATTATTCATTAGAAATCTAAATTGACTgtccagggttttttttttgtaattttgttgatatttgtcagtttcaaaaatgtggaaatctaaaatagaaaggaaaaattctgtaaaattacagttgtttttCAACCATGTACAAAACATGAAGTCTATTAAAATATGCAGAgaccaaattaaattgaatttactAAAAATTATGTTTGCAGTTGTTTGATTTTTACAATCAAAGCATGGAAAGTTCTGGTTCACAGAGGTCAAACCGAAGCAAAACATTCCTCCCCAGTGAAAAGATGCTTTGTGCAGTTTGTTGGTGGAGTCTGGTCGTGTTGCAGAGCGGCTTTCAGCAGCTTCCATCAACACGagtgtttgtgcagcagaacAGTCGGCTGGTTGAAGGTGTGTAATCAGGTGTGATGAGGTTATGTCACCACATCACAAATGTTACACAATCCACCCCGAGCTTCACAGACAAGGCAGGTTAATGACCTCTAATCTGTGAccatataattattttttctaaactgtatttaaccaaaaaattagttttttaatcTGTGTTACTGCACAGATATTAAACTATCTATAATTTagcttttgttaaattatagataatatctaataaaatctgAGAATGATACAtgttaacacattttttaaaaagaccagaactgtaaataatgtcaacaaaaatctgaatattttacaaatttcttGTACaacatttgacagtaaaatgatAGTTTCACAGTATTTATCagctaaaaaaattttttttaaatcagtttacatatttcctgctatttcacagtttttgaatgttacagtattttacctttttttttttttttttaaagatttttgtggCACAGTGCAGCTTTATAATCAACAAGAATATTCATAATTCATACAGATAAATAATTGTACCATGACGACACAGTCAGTGCAGCAGCTATTGTTGGTCTGACCTTTTGTTTAAAGACAATTCAAGTctggtttcagtttttgcagaaaGTTGACATTTCATTTGAGAGATTTCAGTTTTGCTTTATCTGCTGTGACTTTATGAACTTCAGTATTTCAGATAAACTGAGGTCTGATTGAAGAGGAAGCTCATTGTTCTGCAGATTCTGGCTGAACGCCCAcaacagaggagggggagacGGCGGTGTCCCCCTCCGTCTGAACATAATGAGGGAGTTCTGCGTCATCATGTCAATGAATGAAGTCATGTGGTGCAGTGgcctcacacacactttctgcACGGTTGGTCAGCAGCAACGCAAAACACTGTGATGATTGTAAAGAGCCTCCGAGGTCACATCGATTCAGCGGCTTCATCTGaggatccttttttttttttttttttttttttaaacttttactacacaaaaacactttttcaatatttgaattatagTTAAATTTTTCAAAAGAAGTGAAGAAAGAAGTTAaacatgcatgtttgttttccaAAACCTGCACAGTGATCCAACTCCATTCAACGCAAAActacaacagacagaaacaaagtcatgaaacaacaaaagtcgTGATGGTTCTAATTAaccatccatcttcttctttaatttttaaattgcctagttcctttgtttgttatgattgctaatctagctaattattcattaaatttattatcatttttactatttattttaattgactgctccaATTTGTCTCCAATATCTtgtttgattgtctgtgttgcgTGTTTTAAccgtcaaagcactttgtgaacactgttcttaagggtgctatataaacaaaattatcattaccattattataaaaacaactacaaaattaccagacagacacaaaaatgacaatagaaacaaaacaagataaccaaaaggaaacaaaaatgatcacaaagacacaaaaataacaaaattaccAGACACAGAAAGGACtcaaaggacacaaaatgtccaaaaagagggtctaaataaccacaaaatggGCAaccagaggaaaataaaaacaaacaaaaaaagactttaaaaaaagaaacaaaaattatcacaagcagacacaaaaatgacaagacacaaaaccacaagatgacctaaatgaaacaaaaatgaagacaaacacataaaacaatcacaattAGACCAAAGCTTTCACAAAATCGAgccaaaagaaatacaaaaaccgcacaaaatatccaaaaagacacaaaaatgatgacaGAGACAGTAAACAACCACACAATGGGCTACAAGACAAAACCACCGAAAGGAGAAACCAAATAACTttaataagatgcaaaatgcccacaaaacgcCAACAACATTTGCCTGGTTTGCCCTTGTTAACCCTGTGCAGATCTGTTCACACTTCAGTGAAGATAATGGTGACTAATGGTATTTCTGTTTTGCACTGAGCACATGTTTGTCCTGGTTTCTAAGTCAAACAGTTTCCCGTCGTCATGGTTCTGATATTTCCAGACCCTAGATGGTCTCCTCTACACAGTTATGAAAATATTGCTGTTCTGATACAGGTAAAACAGAACAATTACataataaaatagatttttatggtCTGGTTatgctttgtggttgttttgtgactctttgtaGCTCTTATTCTGACCAAGACAGAAGTGAAATCACCTTAAAATAGCctagtagttttttttccctgtgaatGTGGCTTCAAACATTCAGTCCTGATATTACAAATTGGCATGTGTTGATATATAAGCACTTAAGTATAATTATTACAACTCCTGCTTCTCatattaaacaatttttaacaCACAACTGGTCTTGCAGCTTTGAGAAAATCCATATGAATTCTATATCAAAATGTGCAGTTCATGCCGGAATGGTTTACTGCGTCTTTTGTTAGCAATTTGTTGTACGGTTTGtgtaaaatttgcaaaaatctgTGTTAAAATTCCCATTGAAATTAATAGGAAGTTGGCCAGACAACTGCCACAACCAGCCATCTTTGTAGCTCCGGGATATTTTAGCGTAGTGCAATGGTTTgctgagagaaaacaaaactgcagacaCTAATGTGGATGAGATTTGGTGCAGAAGTAGTGAATTAACCAGGAGAACTTGTAtatacagaaacagaaaccaaactaacagggtcaatatataattgcgggactttttgtaacatagttgacaggtatcatagttgaaatttttgctgttgtcaggcctaaaatcaacatggccgcctataaccaaacaccacatggcatttttacagaaagattcttctaaatattatatatacaatttagtaaaatttaaagttatttataaagatattgtagtaaacctgttgacatgtgataaatccacacttgactcacacactactttatattaaataactcagaaagccttggagtctggccagtcttttcttcaggaggatatgacatcatgtggagcaggtcatgtgatctggaataaacacacttctttcagaggtgtttttgtaatgggtaacttagttgaaagtgatttcttggacacagatacaatttgttattttccatataaatttCATATATTGcccaaaaaaaatatctgtcatgattatcgcaatttaataaaaagaacacaatcaaaactatttctgaataagctcattttattattgtttagctaattagaaggtggttggtattaaatttggacggttatttagttgacattttagtgatatccagttattttttattaataagtgattgttatAATAATAAGTAATTATGGAATctgcaaagacatgatcataatgaacgtaaactttttttaaacttttgattaaaaaaaaatgtatgcaagatatatcccatggacttcaaaagtccctcaattatatattgacccaacagGTATGTGAACAAGGCTAACAGAGACTGAAAACCAATGAAACAAACTCCTAGGAGGCAATAGCCTCCATCCATAGCAGTTTAACGCTCATGTTGTCCTGCCGGTCAAAATTatcccagtttaaagtttgaaaatgtggaaaaaaaaaaataaaaaaaaaaatatatatatatattcacagtgaaacttctgatgtccacattttcaacatttttgggaaatctttgaacattttttttggtggaaaaaaagaaatgttaaaaatgtttcttaagaacatttacataaaaatcaaccaaaatccagcgaatttcactggattttggttgatttttatgtgaatgtcttaaagaaaatattagaagttttactgatatgaatgtaatcactttagatatttttaggattttttttgaagatttttaataattttttgaaaatatttacaggaattttcttgccaaaattgggggattttttaaaaataaaacttttaagggaaacttttaaggaattcttggaaggttttgcaaattttgagaaatatggggaatttttttgctgaattttttgacttttttcagacaaggaaacaatattttttggtgcccgtaaatgaagacaacaggaggattaactAGCTGGAAACACAAGACATAAATGACTGGCTGAGCTAAGAGACAgcagagccaaaaaaaaaaaaaaagaaaggaaaaaaaagacacttaaCTGCCAGAGCTGGGTGGGACGGCTACAAACAGGAAAACCAGATTTCCTATGTGGCTACAGGACTGATCCAGGGTGGAGAACAAGACAGAGAATCAATGTgagcacattttaaagacaattCTCAGGCAGAGAGTGAGGTCTGAACTGGGTTTTATAGAGGAGAGATGATTGGTGGCAGCCAGGTGAGGCAGCATCTGATCAGGTGCTGCAGATTAGGAAGCAGCTCAGGGATCCTCACAAGTAGAAACTTT
This genomic stretch from Amphiprion ocellaris isolate individual 3 ecotype Okinawa chromosome 9, ASM2253959v1, whole genome shotgun sequence harbors:
- the LOC111586533 gene encoding ribonuclease P protein subunit p25-like protein, with product MENYSKARTVERPSVCPFSGLPADTPQIRVKDGSKIRNLLRFALSRMEAKPRAAEEEEEEEEGGEEERQEAAGRPLCKHLVFTASGKSVSKAITCAEIVKRRLKGLHQLTRLLYGTVDETWEPLEPDAGLDSLTVSRNLPSIWILLSREPLDGSQPGYQAPGRYDALWAQSSSREEGGGFTGQRPGHRRKRGGGRGKGPGRQSGRSREPVKGQN